The Microlunatus soli genome contains the following window.
TGGTGGCCGCCGTCGGCCGGTCCTATTTCCCGATCGCGCTGGTCGCGCGACTCCCGTACGCGATGATGGTGGTCGGCGTGCTGACCCTGGTGGTCGCGGCCCGTGGGTCGCTCGGACTCGGCGGGCTCACCTCGGCCGTCGCCGGGCTCGGCACAGCGATCTTCGGTCCACTGATCGGGGCGGCGGCCGACCGGCTCGGACAGCGCAGGGTCGTGCTGGTCGCCGGGGTCAGCAACAGTCTGGTGCTGTTGATCATGACACTGGTCGTCTACGGCCCGCTGCCGAACGCCGTGCTGCTCGCTCTGGCCTTCCTGATCGGTGCGACGGCGCCCCAGGTGTCACCGATGTCGCGCAGCCGTCTGGTGGGCATCATCAGCACCAAGATCGACCCGGAATGCCGGGCCAGGGTATTCAGCGGCACGATGGCCTATGAGTCGGCTGCCGACGAGATGATCTTCGTCTTCGGCCCGATGATCGTCGGCGTACTGGCTGCGGCGATCGGTCCGGCCGCCGCGGTGATCGGCGCTTCGGGGCTCGCGTTGATCTTCGTCTCGGCGTTCGCCCTGCATCGGAGTGCAGCCGTCGTGACGGTGTCGTCCGGGCAAGACGCCGATCGGGCGCCGCTCTCGGAGATGATCAGACCGGCGTTGATCACCGTCCTGGTCGGCGTCTTCGGTATCGGTCTGTTCTTCGGCACCACCCTCACCTCCCTGACCTCGCTGATGGCCGATCTCGGACAGGCCGAGCGCGCCGGTCTGGTCTACGGTGTGATGGGGATCGGGTCCGCTTCGCTGGCGCTGGCAGCGGGCACCTTCCCGTTGCGGTTCACTCTGCGGGCGCGCTGGTTGGTGTTCGCGATGATCATGGTGCTGGGAGCCGTCGCCTTTGCCGGGGTGAGGACGGTGCCGGCGGCGATCGTTGTGCTGCTGGTGCTCGGCGTCGGGATCGGTCCGACTCTGGTGACCCAGTTCAGTCTTGCCGCCGAGCGCAGTCCGCGCGGCCGGTCGGCCACCGTCATGACGACGGTCGGCTCGGGCGTCGTCGTCGGCCAGGCGACCGCATCGGCGATCACCGGCCGGCTGGCCGAGCAGGTCGGTACCGATGCCGCCATGCTGGCACCGTTGGCAGCCGCTGTGGTGATCGCCGGCGCGGGCTTGGTCAACCGGTTCCTGACTCCGACCCGGCCGGTCTGAGTCGACGGATCAGAAGTCCAGGTACTCCGGATTCATCGCGGCGGCCAGGGCCAGGTGCTTGTCCGCCCGCGGATCCTGCATCCGCCGCAACGTCTTGCCCATCAGGAGTTGCAGGTAGGCATCGTCGGGATGCCGGCTGATCAGTTCCTCCAGTTTGGCCCGGGCCGGTTCCAGGCTTGCGGTGGCCGCCAGCGCTCGTGCGACCAGGGTCTCGAAGCCTCGGACACCGTCGTACTCCGGACGCAGGGATTCCAACAGATACAGGGCTCCGCGCGGGTTACGTTCCTCGATCAGGGTGCGCGCAGCGCGGAAGCTGCGAACCTCGTCGGGCACCGGCCGTGGCGGGTCGGCCAGAGCTGTGGTGATCAGCTCGGCCAGTTCGTCCGGCGACTGCGGGCCGACACCGATCACCTGATCGTTCAGCACCACGGTCGGCGAGATCGTGAGACCGAGCGCCTGCCCGAACAACTGTGCCTCGCGGGTCGCTCGCTCGACCGGATCGTCGGCCGGGAAACCGGGCTGCAGGTAGGCCGGAGCGGCATCGGTTCCGTCCAGTCCGACCGGGTCGGGGAGGTCGAACCGTTCGGCGATCGAACGCAGGAAGGGCAGCGTGTTGATGTCGACACCGTCGACGAAATGGGCGGTGCCGATCGCCCGGACCACCTCGCGTTGGACACCGGGACCATGATCAACAGCGGCGGTGATCATCCGCAGCGCCGCCCAACTGCTGGCTCGCCAGGCCGGCGCCCATGGCTGGTATCCGAGCTCGGCGGCGAGCTGTCCGGCCTCGATCCGGCGGATCCCGGCCTCCAGCCCGGGTGTCGTCTGCTGCAGTGCGGCATCGACGGCCTCGTCCAGCGACGCGGTTGCCAGGTCGACCGACGGGCTCGGGGCCGTCGGGTCCACCAGCAACGGACGCCAGACGACCTCGACCGGATCGTCGGGGGATTGTGCGACCCGTTCCAGGGCCAGCTCCAGTTGACGGCTGCCGAGGAAGGCCCACGGCGACACGATGTCGCCGTACAACTCGATGATCATCACGTCTCCTGTGCTCGCTTGCGTCGTTTGCCCTCGTGCATCGCCGCAACGCGGGCGATCGGGATCTGATTCCCCTCCGTGATCAACTCCGCCGGGAGCGTCTGGTCGGCCGGCATCAGCTGCTTCCACGGATCCCCACCGGCCAGTCGATCCAGAGCCGTCTCGACGGTGAAGTCCGCCGGCCGGACGTCGGGCAACTCCGACCAGCCGACCGGAAAGGACACCGGTAGTCCGGGTCGGGCCCGCGGACTGTACGCGGCCACCACGGTCGCGCCACCGGCGCGGGTGGAATCGACGAACACCTTGCCCTCCCGTTCGTCCTTGACGTAGGCGACCGTCGCATGATCGGGATCCAGGTCCGCGGTCCGGGCCGCCAGCGCGCGGGTCGCAGCGGCGATGTCGTCGACGGCGTGCGAACGGTCGACCGGGACGACGATGTGCACCCCCTTGGAGCCGCTGGTCTTGACCGCCGCGGCCAGTCCGCAACGGTCGAGCACCTCGTGCACCGCCTGGGCGACGGTGATCACGGCGGTGAAGTCTGCGCCCTCCGGTGGATCGAGGTCGATGACCAGGACCGACTGCCTGCCGACGTCGTCCAGCAGCGCCGGGTGATACTCCACCGCCCGTTGATTGGCCAACCAGAGCAGCGTTCTGCGGTCCTGGCAGAGGGGATAGTGCACGGTCCGGTGCGAGGTCTCGGACCAGACGTCGATGTGCGGAATCCAGTCCGGCGCGTAATCGGGCAGATTCTTCTGCATGAACGGTCGCTGGCCGGGGCGGGCCCGGATCACCGACAGAGCGCGCTCGGCCAAGCCCGGCAGCAAGCGATCGGCCACGCCGTCCAGGTAGTCGACCAAGCGGCGTTTGGTGATGTCGGACCCGTCGAGGATCGGCTGGTCGAGATTGGTCAACTCGACATCGTCGCGGACCTCGACCACACGGCTCTTCGGCATGGTGGCCTCCTCGCCGCTGATCGTACTCGTCGCGTCGGGCGGCAAACCGACGTTTGTCGGGTCGCGGGCACGCGGATAGGCTCTTCGGTGTGCCCGTCAAGCCAGCCGTACGCCGGATCCGGCCCGTCGCCAATCGCGACGATCCGCGATTCCGTCGTACTCGCGCGCAGATCTGCGCGGCGACCCTCCGGCTGCTCGACGACACCGATCCCGCGCGGTTGACCTTCGCCCAGGTCGCCTCCGCGGCGGACGTCAACCGCAGCACGGTGCATCAGCATTACGGCAGCCGGCACGAGTTGGTCGCCGACGCGGTGGCCGGTGAACTGGCCGCGATCGCCGAGCCGTTGGACCGTTGCCGGCTCGACGGCGCCGGCCCGGTGCCCGGCGAATTCGTCGACATGTTCGCGGCCGCCGCAGACCATCGCCCCGCACTCAATCGGCTCGGGGCCGCAGACCGCGGCCTGCTTGCCGCACGCCTGACCGAACTGCTGTCGGCACGGCTCGCGGCCCGCTTCGGTGCAGGCGCCCGCCCGGACGGCTTCGACACCGTCCCGGCGACCGTGCACGCCGACTATGTCGCGGGCGGTCTGACCAGGATGCTGCTCGGCGCCGACGGCGAGTCGGGGCGGACCGCCGAGCAGGCGTGGGATCTGATCGCGCCGGTCCGCGGCTGAAAGCTCACGCCTGTTGGGTGATGTCCACCATCCAGGACACGCCGTACTTGTCGGTGCACATCCCGAAGATGTCGCCCCAGGGCGCCGGCTCCAACGGCATCGTCACCTCGCCGCCGTCGCTCAACTTGTCCCAGAATCCCCGCAACTCCGCCTCATCCGGTCC
Protein-coding sequences here:
- a CDS encoding TetR/AcrR family transcriptional regulator, encoding MPVKPAVRRIRPVANRDDPRFRRTRAQICAATLRLLDDTDPARLTFAQVASAADVNRSTVHQHYGSRHELVADAVAGELAAIAEPLDRCRLDGAGPVPGEFVDMFAAAADHRPALNRLGAADRGLLAARLTELLSARLAARFGAGARPDGFDTVPATVHADYVAGGLTRMLLGADGESGRTAEQAWDLIAPVRG
- a CDS encoding MFS transporter, whose translation is MAETSAGLVAAVGRSYFPIALVARLPYAMMVVGVLTLVVAARGSLGLGGLTSAVAGLGTAIFGPLIGAAADRLGQRRVVLVAGVSNSLVLLIMTLVVYGPLPNAVLLALAFLIGATAPQVSPMSRSRLVGIISTKIDPECRARVFSGTMAYESAADEMIFVFGPMIVGVLAAAIGPAAAVIGASGLALIFVSAFALHRSAAVVTVSSGQDADRAPLSEMIRPALITVLVGVFGIGLFFGTTLTSLTSLMADLGQAERAGLVYGVMGIGSASLALAAGTFPLRFTLRARWLVFAMIMVLGAVAFAGVRTVPAAIVVLLVLGVGIGPTLVTQFSLAAERSPRGRSATVMTTVGSGVVVGQATASAITGRLAEQVGTDAAMLAPLAAAVVIAGAGLVNRFLTPTRPV
- a CDS encoding DsbA family protein; protein product: MIIELYGDIVSPWAFLGSRQLELALERVAQSPDDPVEVVWRPLLVDPTAPSPSVDLATASLDEAVDAALQQTTPGLEAGIRRIEAGQLAAELGYQPWAPAWRASSWAALRMITAAVDHGPGVQREVVRAIGTAHFVDGVDINTLPFLRSIAERFDLPDPVGLDGTDAAPAYLQPGFPADDPVERATREAQLFGQALGLTISPTVVLNDQVIGVGPQSPDELAELITTALADPPRPVPDEVRSFRAARTLIEERNPRGALYLLESLRPEYDGVRGFETLVARALAATASLEPARAKLEELISRHPDDAYLQLLMGKTLRRMQDPRADKHLALAAAMNPEYLDF
- a CDS encoding DNA polymerase domain-containing protein; translated protein: MPKSRVVEVRDDVELTNLDQPILDGSDITKRRLVDYLDGVADRLLPGLAERALSVIRARPGQRPFMQKNLPDYAPDWIPHIDVWSETSHRTVHYPLCQDRRTLLWLANQRAVEYHPALLDDVGRQSVLVIDLDPPEGADFTAVITVAQAVHEVLDRCGLAAAVKTSGSKGVHIVVPVDRSHAVDDIAAATRALAARTADLDPDHATVAYVKDEREGKVFVDSTRAGGATVVAAYSPRARPGLPVSFPVGWSELPDVRPADFTVETALDRLAGGDPWKQLMPADQTLPAELITEGNQIPIARVAAMHEGKRRKRAQET